The stretch of DNA AACTGCTCTACTTTGCCCCCCGTGCGCTGCTGCTGCTGATCATCAGCTGGATTCCGCTGCTGAATCTCGCCGCGCCGCTGCTCTGGGCCCTGTTCGGCGCCTGGACCATGGCGATCCAGTACATCGACTACGCGGCGGATAACAACCGTATGACCTTCAAAGAGATGCTGCTCGCCCTCAAGCGTCGCCGCCTGCTTTGCCTCGGCTTCGGCGGCTGCGTGTCGCTGCTGATGCTGATCCCACTGATCAACCTGCTGATCATGCCGGCTGCGGTGACCGGCGCCACACGCCTCTGGGTCAGTGAACGCCTGCTTAACGAGACGCAAATCACCCCCTCCCACCGCTAGCACTTCATCAAAAACGGCGCCCGAAGGCGCCGTTTTTGATCGCTCAGGCTCAGTGAGCGCTTACACCAGCTCCATCAGCGCCTTACGGCTGAAGGGGATAATCTCCTGCTGACGCCCTTCGCGAACCTTGCTGGCCCACTCGCCATCCACCAGCAGCGCACGACCGACCGCCACCAGATCGAACTCGGCCTTATTGAGGCGCTCGATCAGTCCATCCACCCCCGAGGTGTCGGCCACGGAGTCGTTCTCCACCATGTATTCGAGGAAATCGCTGTCCAGCCCCACACTGCCGACGGTGATGGTAGGCTTGCCGGTCAGCTTGCGGGTCCAGCCCGCCAGGTTGAGGTCAGAGCCCTCAAACTCGGGCAACCAGAAACGGCGGGTACTGGCGTGAAAGATATCCACACCCGCATCGGCCAGGGTCGTCAGGAACTGCTCCAGGCGCTCAGGGGTATCACACAAACGCGCACTGTAATCCTGCTGCTTCCACTGGGAGTAGCGGAACTGGATCGGGTAGTCGGGGCCAACCGCTTCGCGCACCGCCTTCACCAGCTCAACCGCAAAGCGGCTGCGGTTCTCGAAACTGCCGCCGTACTGGTCGGTGCGCTGGTTGGACCCCTCCCAGAAGAACTGGTCGATCAGGTAGCCATGGGCACCGTGCAGCTCGACGCCGTCGAAACCGATACGCTTGGCATCCGCCGCGGCCTGGGCAAAGGCGGCGATCACCTCGTCGATATCCTGCTGGGTCATCCCCTTCACCACCCGCTGGCCATCCTTCTCTTTGTCCATCGGGCCATAGCCTGGCACTTCGGGATCGGGGTCCGTGCCCAGACGGCGAACCGCCCCTACGTGCCATAACTGGGGGAAGATCTTGCCGCCCTCTGCGTGCACCGCGTCCACGACCCGCTTCCAGCCGGCCAGCGCCTCTTCACCGTAGAAGTGGGGCACGTTGGGGTAACCGTTGGCGGCAGCGTGATTGACCACGGTACCCTCGGTGATGATCAGGCCAACCGAGTTGGCGGCCCGGCGGCGGTAGTATTCCACCACCGCATCGGTGGGAACACCGCGGGGGGAGAAACTACGGGTCATGGGGGCCATGACGATGCGGTTGTTGAGTTTCAGCGGTCCCAATTCGACCGCTTCAAACAAGACGTCGGTATTACTGCTCATTCAAAATCCCTCAGGTATAGGCACGGGCCGCAGCGAGGCGCCCCGTGGGGTGTGTTCAGGCAAGCAAGTGCGCAGGCCACTAACATAGGGGCAGTACCCCCCCGATTCAATGGCGAGGGGCTACTATCAGCGCGCTGAATAGCGGCGCATAGCGGGAAGGGTTAGGGGCCTCGTGGATGAGCGGCCTAGCTCCAGTCGAGGATCACCTTGCCCGACTGGCCGCTGCCCATGATCTCAAACCCCTGCTGGAACTGGTCGATGGGGAGGTGGTGGGTGATGATCGGCGACAGGTCGAGGCCGGACTGCAACATGGAGACCATCTTGTACCAGGTTTCAAACATCTCGCGCCCGTAGATTCCCTTCATCACCAGCCCCTTGAAGATCACCTGGTTCCAGTCAATCACCGTGCCGCTGGCGGGAATGCCCAAAAGGGCCACCTTGCCCCCGTGGTTGAGGTTCTCCAGCATCTGGTTGAACGCCTGGCCATTGCCGGACATCTCCAACCCCACATCGAAGCCCTCGACCATGCCCAGCTCGCGCATCACCTCCTCGAGGGTTTCGCGGGCCACATTGACCGCCCGGGTCGCTCCCATCTTACGGGCCAGCTCGAGACGGTACTCGTTCACATCGGTAATCACCACGTGGCGGGCCCCCACATGGCGGGCGATGGCCGCAGCCATGATACCAATGGGGCCGGCGCCGGTGATCAACACATCCTCCCCCACCATATTGAACGAAAGCGCGGTATGGGCGGCGTTGCCGTAGGGGTCGAAGATGGAGGCGAGGTCATCGCTGATGTCATCGGGGATCGGGAACACGTTCACCGCCGGGATCACCAGGTATTCGGCGAAGGCACCGGCGCGGTTGACCCCCACCCCCTGGGTATTTCGGCACAGGTGGCGGAAGCCCGCCCGGCAGTTGCGACAATGTCCGCAGGTGATGTGCCCCTCTCCGGAGACCCGCTGTCCCACCTTGAGTCCGGCCACCTCGATTCCTATATCGGCAATTTCGCCAACAAACTCGTGGCCGACGGTCATCCCCTGGGGGATGGTCTTCTGCGCCCAGTCGTCCCAGTTATAGATATGCATATCGGTGCCGCAGATCGCAGTCTTGCGTACCCGGATCAGAACATCGTTGTGTCCCATCTCCGGCATCGGCTTGTCATCCATCCAGATCCCCTGTTCGGGGTGCAACTTGGCCAGGGTCTTCATAGTGCTCTCCTAGTGAATGACGCCGAGTTCACGGCCCACTTTGGCAAAGGCCGCAACGGCACGGTCGATCTGCTCCCGGGTGTGGGCCGCCGACATCTGGGTACGGATGCGTGCCTGCCCCTTGGGCACCACCGGGAAGGAGAATCCGATCACGTAGACCCCCTCCTCCAGCATGCGCCCGGCAAACCGTTTGGCGAGGGACGCATCCCCCAGCATGACCGGAATGATCGGGTGCTCACCGGGCACCAGCTCGAAACCCAGGGCCTCCATCTGCTGACGGAAGTAGGCGCTGTTATCCCGCAGGCGCTGGCGCAGCTCATCCCCCTCCGACAGTAGCTCCAGCACCCGGATGGACGCTGCTGCGATCACCGGCGCCAGAGTGTTGGAGAAGAGATAGGGGCGGGAGCGGTTGCGCAGCCAGGCCACCACTTCGCGGCTGGCGGCGGTGTAGCCGCCGGAGGCGCCTCCAAGGGCCTTGCCCAGGGTGCCGGTGATGATATCCACCCGCCCCATCACCTCACAGTACTCGGGAGTACCACGCCCCTTGTCGCCGATAAAACCAACGGCGTGGGAGTCGTCGACCATCACCAGGGCGCTGTAACGATCAGCCAGGTCACAGATCCCCTTGAGGTTGGCAATGGTGCCATCCATGGAAAAAACACCGTCGGTGGCGATCAGTTTGTAGCGCGCTCCGGCGGCATCGGCCGCCTTGAGCTGCTGCTCCAGATCTGCGAGGTCGTTATTGGCGTAGCGATAACGCTGTGCCTTGCACAGGCGCACGCCGTCGATAATGCTGGCGTGGTTAAGGGCGTCACTGATGACCGCGTCCTCCGGCCCCAGCAGCGTCTCGAACAGGCCGCCGTTGGCATCGAAGCAGGAGGAATAGAGGATGCAATCCTCCATCCCCAGAAACTCGGCGATGCGTGACTCCAGCGCCTTATGTACATCCTGGGTCCCACAGATAAAGCGCACCGATGCCATGCCATAGCCATATCGCTCGAGGGCCTTGCGCCCCGCTTCGATCAGGCGCGGATCATTGGCCAGCCCCAGGTAGTTGTTGGCGCAGAAGTTCAGTACATGGGCGCCGCCACTGACCTCGATATCCGCCTGCTGCTGCGACACAATCACGCGCTCATCCTTATAGAGCCCGTCGCGCTCCAGCTGGGTCAGCTGTGCCTGCAGGTGATCGTTAAATGATTGGGGCATAGATCCTCCAGATAAGGGAACAGGTCCATCAACAGGCCTGCAGTATAGCACCGCCCCCCCTATCCCCCTGTCGTGGAAATTACCTAACCTACCGCCTTCAAACGCGGCAGGGCGTTTCGGCTACGGCCCCGGTCAGAGCTCGCGCAATACCCCTAAGGGAGAGCGAGTCACCACCCTCCGGGTTCCCCACCAGCCCGCGCCCCCCACCAGCAGGGCTCCCAACAGTGGCAGCGCCAGCCAGTAGATGGGGTGCCAACTGAAGGCGATATCAAACACCTCTTGGTAGAGTACAAAACTGATGGTTTCGGTCCCCAGTGCCGCCACTACCCCCGCCAACGCCCCCAGTAGCAGAAACTCACTGATGTGGCTGGCACGGATCTGGCCGCTGCGCGCCCCCAGGGTTCGCATCAGGGCCCCCTCCTGCAGGCGCTCATCCAAACTGGCCTGCATGGCCGCGAAAAACACCGTAAAACCGGCGCACAGGACAAACAACAATACATACTCCACCGCCAGCGACACCTGGTCGACGATGCCCCGGATCTGCTGGATCACCACCTCCAGATCCAGCACCGTAACCGACGGAAAGGCCCGAATCAGCTCTCGACCGACTTCGGGGTTGTCCAGCGGGCGATGGAAGCTGGTCATGTAGGTGGAGGCGAAGGGTTCCAGCACACCCGGCGCAAAGACCATATAGAAATTGGGCCGAAACGACTCCCACTCGACGCTGCGCAGGTTAGCCACCTCGGCTTCGAGGTTGACTCCGGTGATGCTGAACCCCAGCCGGTCGCCCACCTCGATGCCCAAACGCCGGGCTAACTCGGCCTCCACCGACACCAGGGGCGTTGTCTGCTCTGTCCCCTCGTTCCACCAGCGACCACTCACTAAGCGGTTGGTTTCTGGAAGCCCGACCGACCAGGTGAGATTGAGCTCTCGCCGGAGGGCGTTACTGCCGCGCCCCTCTTCGCTGACCACCTGCCGGGCAGGCTCCCCGTTGATCTGGGTTAAACGCCCCCGCACCATCGGGAAGACTGCGCTTCGAGCCAGCTGGCGCTGGTCAAGGAACTGCTCCAGCGCCTCGACCTCCTCGGTGAGGATATTGACGGCAAAGACGTTGGGGGTATTTTCGGGCAGCTCTGCCTGCCAACGCCCCACCAACTCGGTACGGATCATCACCACTACCGCCATCGCCATCAGAGTGATACCGAAAGCCAGCACCTGTCCCACCGTCACCTGGGTATTGCGCAGAAGATGGTTAAGGCCGAAGCGTAACGCAACACTCAGGGTACGGGTGCGCAAGCGGTGCACGGTCACGCGCAACAACAACCCCAGCAGCCCCCCGAGGGCCAGTGCCGACATAATGACGCCGGCGAGGATCGCCAGGGTCAGCTGCACACTGTTGGTATAGCGCCACATCAGCAGCATCAGGCAAAGGATCGCGGAGCCGTAGATCAGCCAGGCTTGCGCCGGCATCGGCGTCAGGTCGCGCCGCAACACCCTGAGGGGTGGCACCTGGCGCAATCGCACCACCGGTGGCAGGGCAAAACCCGCGAGGGTGACCAGGCCGGTGGCCAGCCCCAGCCATACCGGCTTAATGCCCAGGCCCGGCAACTCGCCCGGCAGCAGAGGGCGCAACAGCTGCACCAGCCCCTCCTGCAACCCCCAGCCCAGCAGCAGCCCAAACAGGCTGCCAAACAACCCCAGCCAGAGCAGCTGCAGCAGGCTGATCATCAGCAGGTCACGCTGGCTTGCCCCCATGCAGCGCAGCATGGCGCTCATATCGAAGTGGCGCTCGCTGTAACGGCGTGCCCCCATGGCAATGGCCACCCCCGCGAGCAGTACCGCCACCAGGCTGGCCAACCCCAGATAGCGTTCGGAGCGCTCCAACGCACGACTGATCGCGGGCCTTCCGCGCTGCAAGGTGATCAGCTGCTGGTTATCGCTCAGCTGCGGTGTCAGCCAGGTCAGGTAGCGTTCCAGCGAGGGGGAGTCCCCCGCCAGCAGCAGGCGGTACTCAACCCGGCTGCCGGGCTGAAGTACTCCGGAACGCTCCAGGTCCTCCATGCTCATCAGCAACCTCGGGGCCAGGCTGTAGAAATCGCCCCCGCGATCCGGCTCATAGACCAGCGCCCTCGCAGCTGTCAGCGCGGTTATACCCAACTCCAGGGATGCGCCGGGCTGCAGCTCCAACAGGCCAAACAGGCGCGGCTCCAGCCACACCTCCCCCACAGCGGGAACTCCAGAGGTGACCTGTCCCTCGGCAAAGGGTTGTGGAGCCGTACGCAGCTGGCCTCGCAAGGGGTAGGCGGCGTCAACGGCTTTCACCGAGGCCAGCTGCATCGCCTCGCCGGCCAGCACCACACTGCGAAATTCTGCGGTCGTCGCCACCAAGAGGCCCTCTGCACGGGCCCGTTGAACCCAGGGCGCAGGGATCGTTTGCGAGCTGGCAATCACCCGGTCAGCCCCCAACAGTTCAGTGGCCTGCTGCCCCATGGTGCGCTGCATGCGATCCGTGAAAAAACCGATCGCCGAGGTCGCCGCCACGGCAATAATGAGCGCCACCAGCAGCAGGCTGACCTCGCCGGCGCGGCCATCTCGCAGCAGCAGGCGCCAGCTTAAACGCAACCAGCGCTTCATGAGGCCTCCACTCCGGTCGTCTGTAGCGCCCCCTGCTGCAGCGACAACCTCCGCTCACAGCGGGTGGCCAGCTGCTTGTCATGGGTGACCAGCACCAGAGTCGCCCCCTGCTCCCGGTTCAATTCAAACAGCAGGTCGATGATGCGCTCACCGGTCGCGCTGTCAAGGTTGCCGGTGGGCTCATCGGCAAACAGAATATCCGGGCGCAGGGCAAACGCCCGCGCGATAGCAACCCGCTGCTGCTCCCCCCCCGACAGCTGACGGGGGTAGTGGCTGAGCCGCCGCTCCAGGCCAACCCGCTCCAGCAGCGACTCCGCCTGATCGACGGCGTCGTCGCGACCGGCCAGCTCCAACGGTAGCATGACGTTTTCCAGTGCAGTCAGGCTCGCCAGCAGCTGGAAGGTCTGGAATACAAAGCCGACGTTGTCGGCTCGCACCCGAGCCCGTTCATCCTCGGTCATTGAGCTGATGCGATGGCCCGCCAGCTCGATGGTGCCGCTACTCGGGTTATCAAGCCCGGCCATCAGCCCAAGCAGGGTGGACTTGCCCGACCCGGAGACACCGACAATAGCCACACTCTCCCCGCACTTGATCTGTAGGGAAATCGGCGACAAGATGGTCAGGTCCCCCGCCGCAGTGGTGACCCTCTTGGTCACCTCCTGGAGGATGATTGCGGGGGGCTGAGGAGATTCAGTGCACTTATCCATAAGACTCCTGACGGGGCTCGTGATTGTTTTGCTCAGCCTGGGCCGACCGGCGCTGGCTTCGGCTGAGACGCTGCTGGTACTGGGTGACAGCCTGAGTGCAGGCTATGGCATCCAGCAGGAGCTGGGTTGGGTCAGTTTACTGGAAAAAAAACTCCAACGGCAAAACTCTGCCTTTGAGGTCGTCAATGCCAGCGTTAGCGGTGAAACCACCGCCGGCGGCCTGCAACGGCTTCCCTCTGCGCTGGAGCGCCACTCTCCGCGCTGGGTTCTGGTCGAACTCGGGGCCAACGATGGCCTGCGGGGGGGTAACATCAACAGCATGCGCAACAACCTGGCGGCCATTCTTGAACAGGTCAAACGGGCCGGTGCCCAACCGATCCTGTTTGAGATGATGCTACCACCCAACTACGGAGCCACCTACACCCGCCTTTTCCAGCAAAGCTTTAGCGATCTCGCCAGCCGCCACGACGTTCCCCTGGTCCCCTTCTTTCTCGCCGACGTGGCCAATGAGCCCCACCTGCTGCAGGAGGACCGGATGCATCCCACAGAGGCCGCCCAGCCTCTGATCCTTGACCGGGTGTGGCCCGTGCTTGAGCCTCTTTTAAACAATTGAGCGATCATAGCGGGATTTTCGCGTTCAAATCCGTATAATTCGCCCCATTTCCCTTACCCCCGACCCAGTTTCAGGGCGGCGGGGGGAACCATCTATACTGGTTTAGCAGTTCTCTCATGCAAAGGAAATTATGACCTCACCTAACGTACTGATTTTTAACTGCGGTAGCTCATCACTGAAGTTTGCCCTGATCGATCCCATCTCCGGCGTGGAGGTGATCAGCGGTTTGGCGGAGCGGCTCGGTGAGGAGCTGGCCTCTATCCGCTACAGCATGGGGGGCATGAAGCAGCGGCTGGAACTGCCTGGCGCAGATCACCAGGAAGCCTGCGCGCAGATCCTCGGCCTGCTCACAGAGGCAGGACTCAAACAGCAGATTGGTGCAATCGGCCATCGGGTGGTCCATGGCGGCGAGCGCTTCAGGGAGTCCACCCTGATCGACGCGCAGGTGATGGACACTATCCGTGACTGCCAGCGGCTTGCTCCCCTGCATAATCCCGCCAACCTGATCGGTATTGAGGTAGCCCAACAGCACTTCCCGAGCCTGCAGCACGTAGCGGTGTTCGATACCGCCTTCCACCAGAGCATGCCGGCAGAAGCCTACCTCTACGCGATTCCCTATGCGCTCTATCAGCAGCACGCCGTGCGCCGTTATGGTTTTCATGGCACCAGCTACCGCTATGTCAGCCAGCGTGCGTTGGAGCTGCTGGAGCTGCCGACCGACCACTCGCTGCTCTGCGCCCACCTTGGTAACGGCAGCAGCGCCGCCGCCATTCGCAGCGGCAACAGTGTGGACACCACCATGGGCCTCACCCCCCTGGAGGGGCTGGTGATGGGAACCCGCAGCGGCAACGTCGACCCCAATCTGTACGACTTCCTGGCCAGCGAGTGCGGCTACAGCTTGCAGCAGACATCGCGCATGCTGAACAAGGAGAGCGGCTTGCTGGGACTCTCCGGCCTGAGTAACGACATGCGAACTCTGGAACAGGCGGAGGCCGAAGGTAATGAGCGGGCCCGCTTGGCCATCGATATCTATGTGTTCACCCTCGCGCGCCAGTTAGCCGGTCTCGCCACCAGCCTGCCACACCTGGATGCCCTGGTGTTCACCGGCGGTATCGGTGAAAACTCATCGCGTATCCGCGAGGCTACCTGCCGCCGCCTGTCGATCCTCGGCATTGACATCGATCTCGAGCGCAACGTTGCCAACGGAGCCCAAAGCCAGGGACGCATCAGCGCCGATAACAACACCCCTGCCGTGCTGGTGATCAACACCAACGAAGAGCTGATGATCGCTCGCGACACCCATCACCTGGTTGCCCAACAGGTCGCTGATACTGAGCCGTCACCCTCCCGTCACCACTAATTACGCTTTCAGGAAATCCTATAGCCATGCATACCTTCTTTATTGCCCCCACCAGTTTTGGCGTCGGTCTTACCTCGGTCTCCCTGGGACTGGTGCGGGCTCTGGATAACGTCGGCCTGCGGGTCGCTTTCTGCAAGCCCATCGCCCAACAGCATGCCACCGACTCGGGCCCGGAGCGCTCTACGCTACTGATCCATCAGGTGATGGGGCTCACCCCCTCCGACCCCATCACCCTCGAGCGCGTCGAGGACCTCCTGGGTGACCACAAGCGAGATATCCTGATGGAGCAGATTGTTGGACTGTTCCAGAAAAGCGCCGACGATGCCGATGTGGTGATCGTTGAGGGCCTGGTGCCAACCCGGCAGGCGCCCTACGTCACACGACTCAATGCCGACATCGCCAAAACCCTGGGTGCGGAGGTGATCCTGGTCTCCGCCTCCAACGAGGACTCCCTCGATATGGTCGCCGACAAGCTGGAGATCGTCAGTGACAGCTTCGGAGGGGTCAGTAAAAAGCGGGTGCTGGGGTACATCATCAACAAGATGTCCCAGGAGGCCTTTAGCCAGCACTCCCCCGGTGCCCCCCACGAGATCGTCAAGCTAGACGCCTTCCGCAACAAGCCCCTGATGCCGATCGGCTACATCCCCTGGGATGACTCCCTCGCCTCCCCCCGTACCAAGGATGTTGCACAACTGCTCAACGCCCGAGTGCTCAATGAGGGGGATATCGCCCAGCGCAGGGTTACCTCCCGGGTGTTGTGCGCGCGAACCGCCGCTAACATCACCCACCTGCTTAAACCTGGCGCCCTGATCATCACCCCCGGGGACCGGGATGACATTATCCTGGCCGCTTCCCTGGCCTCCCTCAATGGTGTGCCTCTGGCGGGTTTACTGCTGACCAACGGAATCATGCCCGCCGACTCCATTATGGACCTGTGCCGTAAAGCAGTGCAGAGCAGCGGGCTGCCAGTGATGCTGATCGAGACCAACTCCTACAACACCGCCACCAAGCTCGACCGCATGAACAATGAGGTACCGGTGGACGATGTGGATCGGATCGAGCGGGTGATGGACTCGGTCGCCTCCTGCATCAACGCCGAATGGCTCAAGGAGCGCTGCGGCCACAACACCGAGCCGCGTCTGTCCCCCCCGGCCTTCCGCTACCAGTTGGTGCAGAAGGCCCATAACGCCCATAAACGCATCGTGCTTCCCGAAGGCAACGAACCCCGCACCATCCAGGCCGCGGCGATCTGTCACCAGCGAGGCATTGCCCAGTGCATCCTGCTCGGCAAGCCCCAGGAGATCCAGACCGTCGCCGAGGGTTGCGGCCTCATCCTACCCGACGACCTCGTCATCATGGACCCCGACGTTGTGCGTGGCCGCTACATTGAACCCATGGTGGAGCTGCGTAAAAACAAGGGCCTCAATGCTCCCATGGCCGAGTCCCAGCTCGAGGACAATGTGGTGTTGGGAACCATGATGCTGGCCCTGGATGAGGTAGATGGCCTGGTATCCGGCGCCGTTCACACCACAGCCAACACCATTCGGCCGGCCTTCCAGCTAATTAAAACCCGCCCCGATACCCAGATCGTCTCCTCGATTTTCTTTATGCTACTGCCTGATCAGGTGCTGGTGTACGGCGACTGTGCCGTTAACCCGGACCCCACCGCCGAGGAGCTGGCGGATATCGCCATCCAGAGCGCCGAGTCAGCCGCCGCTTTCGGTATACCACCGCGGGTTGCGATGATCAGCTACAGTACCGGTACCTCAGGTTCCGGGGTGGACGTTGAAAAGGTGCGCAAGGCAACCGAGCTGGCCCGCAGCAAGCGCCCCGAACTCCTGATCGACGGCCCCCTGCAGTACGATGCGGCGGCGATCGAAAGCGTGGCCCGCAGCAAGGCCCCCAACAGCCCGGTGGCCGGGCGCGCGACAGTGTTTATCTTCCCCGACCTCAATACCGGTAACACCACCTATAAGGCGGTGCAGCGGAGTGCAGACGTGATCAGCGTGGGGCCGATGCTGCAAGGGCTGCGCAAACCGGTTAACGACCTCTCCCGGGGAGCCCTGGTAGATGATATCGTTTACACCATCGCTCTCACGGCTGTGCAAGCTGAGCAAAGCCACCACTAACGAATACCCAAAACTGACACTATGCTCACTTTCCTCCCTCCCTTTGTGCGCGGCATCATCGCCGCGCTGATCCTCACCACCCAGACACTGCTGCTGGTTCCGCTGCTGTTGTTTGTTGCGCTGCTGAAACTGCTCCTGCCCATTCCACCACTGCGGGTCTTCTGCACCCGGGTAGGCATCGGCATTGCAGAGATCTGGATCAGCATCAACAGCGGCTGGATGCGGTTAACCCAGAAGCTGGAGTGGGATGTTGAGATGCCGGAATCGCTGAACACCGACTCCTGGTACCTGGTAACCAGCAACCACCAATCCTGGGCTGATATCACCATCCTCCAGCACCTGCTCAACCGCCGCATACCCATGCTGAAGTTTTTCCTTAAGCAGGAGCTGATCTGGGTTCCGGTGATCGGCCTGGCTTGGTGGGCGCTCGATTTTCCCTTTATGAAGCGTTACACCCAGGAGTACCTGCGAAAACATCCCGAAAAAAAAGGCAAAGACCTGGAGACCACCCGTAAGGCCTGCGAAAAATTCAAGCATACTCCGGTGGCAGTTTTTAACTTCCTGGAAGGCACTCGTTTTACACCCGCCAAGCATGAGCGGCAGCAGTCCCCTTTCCAGCACCTGCTGCGCCCGAAGGCGGGGGGGATTGGCTTTGTACTGGGGGCAATGGGGGAGCAGCTCGACACCCTATTAAATGTCACCATCTACTACGCCGACAGCCCGGAGTCCCACCGTCCCAGCTATTGGGACTTCCTTTGCGGCCGGGTCAACGGCGTAGTGGTGCGCATGGCGCAGCAGCCGATCCCAGCAGAGTTCCGTGGCGGCGACTACCTCAATGATGATGGCTATCGTGAGCAGTTCCAGCTATGGGTTAACCGCCTGTGGGAAGAGAAAGATCAGCAGCTCAGCGAGCTTGCCTGTAACAAAACAGCCTAGCGGCCATTGGGGGGTCAGGGATCACCGAACCCCCTCACAATCCCATTCTTGAATCGAACCTCGCGGGGCCAGCCCTCAGAACGCACTCCATAGTGCCAATACTCGAACAGATCGCCCTGATCGTTCCAAAAGCTGCGTCGTGAAGGTTCGGATCGGCGGTTGGCCGCCAGTACCTGCTCCTTGGTCATACAGAGTTTGATTCGTCCCAGACGCACAGCGGTGGTAATCTCGTGAACGTCGGGACAATAATCAGGCCTCTGGGGCTCTCTTGCGGGTCGGTTGACCCGTTCGGGAGGTTCGCGCAGCGGGGCGACTCCGGTCGTATAGGGCGGCGGAGAAACCGGGTCACTCTGCTGGATCTCGGGCAGAATCACCGCTTCCGCGTTGGGCCCGCAGGGCTGGTCCGCATAGCGCACTCCATCCTCATCGACACAGCGGTACACCTCAGCCTCAGCCCCCTGCACAACCAAGGCGAGCAACACCAGGAGCCGGGGGAGCCGGCCAAGGTCCCACGCTACTGTGCCGGCCATGCTCTTCACCTCCCTCAGCGCTGGGCCCTGCTAGCGCTGCACTTTGAACTGGCCTACCAGCGACTGCAGGGTGGAACCCAAACTATGAATGGTGCCGGCACCGCTGGCGGTCTCTTTCAGCCCGGTGGTGGTCTGGCTGCTGATATCCGAGATGCGGGTAACATTGCCATTGATTTCGTCGGCAACCGCCGTTTGTTCCTCGG from Aestuariirhabdus litorea encodes:
- a CDS encoding NADH:flavin oxidoreductase, which translates into the protein MSSNTDVLFEAVELGPLKLNNRIVMAPMTRSFSPRGVPTDAVVEYYRRRAANSVGLIITEGTVVNHAAANGYPNVPHFYGEEALAGWKRVVDAVHAEGGKIFPQLWHVGAVRRLGTDPDPEVPGYGPMDKEKDGQRVVKGMTQQDIDEVIAAFAQAAADAKRIGFDGVELHGAHGYLIDQFFWEGSNQRTDQYGGSFENRSRFAVELVKAVREAVGPDYPIQFRYSQWKQQDYSARLCDTPERLEQFLTTLADAGVDIFHASTRRFWLPEFEGSDLNLAGWTRKLTGKPTITVGSVGLDSDFLEYMVENDSVADTSGVDGLIERLNKAEFDLVAVGRALLVDGEWASKVREGRQQEIIPFSRKALMELV
- the tdh gene encoding L-threonine 3-dehydrogenase, which encodes MKTLAKLHPEQGIWMDDKPMPEMGHNDVLIRVRKTAICGTDMHIYNWDDWAQKTIPQGMTVGHEFVGEIADIGIEVAGLKVGQRVSGEGHITCGHCRNCRAGFRHLCRNTQGVGVNRAGAFAEYLVIPAVNVFPIPDDISDDLASIFDPYGNAAHTALSFNMVGEDVLITGAGPIGIMAAAIARHVGARHVVITDVNEYRLELARKMGATRAVNVARETLEEVMRELGMVEGFDVGLEMSGNGQAFNQMLENLNHGGKVALLGIPASGTVIDWNQVIFKGLVMKGIYGREMFETWYKMVSMLQSGLDLSPIITHHLPIDQFQQGFEIMGSGQSGKVILDWS
- a CDS encoding glycine C-acetyltransferase, with translation MPQSFNDHLQAQLTQLERDGLYKDERVIVSQQQADIEVSGGAHVLNFCANNYLGLANDPRLIEAGRKALERYGYGMASVRFICGTQDVHKALESRIAEFLGMEDCILYSSCFDANGGLFETLLGPEDAVISDALNHASIIDGVRLCKAQRYRYANNDLADLEQQLKAADAAGARYKLIATDGVFSMDGTIANLKGICDLADRYSALVMVDDSHAVGFIGDKGRGTPEYCEVMGRVDIITGTLGKALGGASGGYTAASREVVAWLRNRSRPYLFSNTLAPVIAAASIRVLELLSEGDELRQRLRDNSAYFRQQMEALGFELVPGEHPIIPVMLGDASLAKRFAGRMLEEGVYVIGFSFPVVPKGQARIRTQMSAAHTREQIDRAVAAFAKVGRELGVIH
- a CDS encoding ABC transporter permease, with amino-acid sequence MKRWLRLSWRLLLRDGRAGEVSLLLVALIIAVAATSAIGFFTDRMQRTMGQQATELLGADRVIASSQTIPAPWVQRARAEGLLVATTAEFRSVVLAGEAMQLASVKAVDAAYPLRGQLRTAPQPFAEGQVTSGVPAVGEVWLEPRLFGLLELQPGASLELGITALTAARALVYEPDRGGDFYSLAPRLLMSMEDLERSGVLQPGSRVEYRLLLAGDSPSLERYLTWLTPQLSDNQQLITLQRGRPAISRALERSERYLGLASLVAVLLAGVAIAMGARRYSERHFDMSAMLRCMGASQRDLLMISLLQLLWLGLFGSLFGLLLGWGLQEGLVQLLRPLLPGELPGLGIKPVWLGLATGLVTLAGFALPPVVRLRQVPPLRVLRRDLTPMPAQAWLIYGSAILCLMLLMWRYTNSVQLTLAILAGVIMSALALGGLLGLLLRVTVHRLRTRTLSVALRFGLNHLLRNTQVTVGQVLAFGITLMAMAVVVMIRTELVGRWQAELPENTPNVFAVNILTEEVEALEQFLDQRQLARSAVFPMVRGRLTQINGEPARQVVSEEGRGSNALRRELNLTWSVGLPETNRLVSGRWWNEGTEQTTPLVSVEAELARRLGIEVGDRLGFSITGVNLEAEVANLRSVEWESFRPNFYMVFAPGVLEPFASTYMTSFHRPLDNPEVGRELIRAFPSVTVLDLEVVIQQIRGIVDQVSLAVEYVLLFVLCAGFTVFFAAMQASLDERLQEGALMRTLGARSGQIRASHISEFLLLGALAGVVAALGTETISFVLYQEVFDIAFSWHPIYWLALPLLGALLVGGAGWWGTRRVVTRSPLGVLREL
- a CDS encoding ABC transporter ATP-binding protein, whose protein sequence is MDKCTESPQPPAIILQEVTKRVTTAAGDLTILSPISLQIKCGESVAIVGVSGSGKSTLLGLMAGLDNPSSGTIELAGHRISSMTEDERARVRADNVGFVFQTFQLLASLTALENVMLPLELAGRDDAVDQAESLLERVGLERRLSHYPRQLSGGEQQRVAIARAFALRPDILFADEPTGNLDSATGERIIDLLFELNREQGATLVLVTHDKQLATRCERRLSLQQGALQTTGVEAS
- a CDS encoding arylesterase, which translates into the protein MHLSIRLLTGLVIVLLSLGRPALASAETLLVLGDSLSAGYGIQQELGWVSLLEKKLQRQNSAFEVVNASVSGETTAGGLQRLPSALERHSPRWVLVELGANDGLRGGNINSMRNNLAAILEQVKRAGAQPILFEMMLPPNYGATYTRLFQQSFSDLASRHDVPLVPFFLADVANEPHLLQEDRMHPTEAAQPLILDRVWPVLEPLLNN